Genomic window (Alkalilimnicola sp. S0819):
CTGTTCGGCGACGGCCTGGGGCTGGATTCCATCGACGCGCTGGAGCTGGCGCTGGCCATTTCCCGCCAGTACGGCTTCCAGCTGCGGGCGGACGATGCCGACACCCAGCAGGCCTTCGGCTCCCTGCGCGCGCTCTGCCAGCTCATCGAGGCCAGGCGCGCCAACTGATCGGGAGCCCCCCATGCGGCTGCTGATCGTGCTGGCGGCATATTCGCTGAGCGTCCACCTGTCGGTGGCGCTGGAGCGCCCGGGCATCGCCCTGGGGGTGCTCAGCCTTCTGCTGATCGTCGGCCTGCGCCCGCTGTTGCGCAAACCGAGTTGGGCCGCCTGGCTGTCGCTCGCCGCTTGGCTGCTCGCCGCCGGCGCCCTGCTGCAGCTCGATCGCGGACAGCTGCTGCTCTACGGTCCGCCGGTGCTCTATCCCTTGGCCGCGGTGATCTTCTTCGGCCGCAGCCTGCT
Coding sequences:
- a CDS encoding phosphopantetheine-binding protein, whose translation is MSTLSALELEVAQLIVDTLNLEDVEAAEVDPEEPLFGDGLGLDSIDALELALAISRQYGFQLRADDADTQQAFGSLRALCQLIEARRAN